From one Flavobacterium sp. N502536 genomic stretch:
- a CDS encoding amidohydrolase family protein produces the protein MINKNIYITLLAFCASLQIKAQQIPAPQQTKSVLILNATAHLGNGTVIPNSAVGFKDGKITLVADATTIRLAADAYDTTIDASGKHVYPGFIVANATLGLVEIDAVKSSDDQEEIGTFNPNVRSIIAYNSESKVVETVRLNGILMAQITPRGGRISGTSSVVQLDAWSWKDAIIKENDGIHLDFPSNFRRSGSWFEPGIIEANKDYPKQVEEIAAFWGNAKAYNQAASKERNIIFEATKGLFDGTQTLYVHADEEKQIVDAIQLAVNNQIKKIVIVGGFEAYKAADVLQKYNVGVFLRRVHDMPSSDDEDVNLPYKMAKILTDKGIVVGLENSGDHERMSVRNLPFLAGTCAAFGLDKEKALQLITSNTAKLLGIDATCGTLETGKDATLFISEGDALDMRTNKLTTAFIQGRKINLETFQTKLNDKFKAKFNQK, from the coding sequence ATGATTAATAAAAACATATATATAACTTTGCTCGCCTTTTGTGCCTCGCTACAAATAAAAGCACAGCAAATACCTGCCCCTCAACAAACCAAATCGGTTTTGATATTAAACGCCACTGCCCATTTAGGTAACGGAACCGTTATTCCAAACAGTGCGGTTGGATTTAAAGACGGAAAAATAACGCTGGTAGCCGATGCAACAACGATAAGACTTGCCGCCGATGCATACGATACCACTATTGATGCCAGCGGAAAACATGTTTACCCGGGATTTATCGTTGCCAATGCCACATTAGGTCTTGTAGAAATTGATGCCGTAAAATCATCAGACGATCAGGAAGAAATTGGAACTTTTAATCCTAATGTAAGAAGTATTATTGCCTACAATTCTGAATCAAAAGTAGTAGAAACGGTTCGTCTAAATGGTATTTTGATGGCGCAGATAACCCCTCGTGGAGGCCGAATTTCAGGAACCTCTTCTGTTGTACAGTTAGATGCCTGGAGCTGGAAAGATGCGATTATAAAAGAGAATGACGGAATTCATCTTGACTTTCCTTCTAATTTCAGAAGATCAGGATCATGGTTTGAGCCGGGAATTATTGAAGCTAACAAAGATTATCCAAAACAAGTGGAAGAAATTGCTGCTTTCTGGGGGAATGCGAAAGCTTACAATCAGGCTGCTTCAAAAGAAAGAAACATCATTTTTGAAGCTACAAAAGGTCTTTTTGACGGAACTCAGACGCTTTACGTACACGCGGATGAAGAAAAACAAATCGTTGATGCCATTCAGTTAGCGGTAAACAATCAGATCAAGAAAATAGTTATCGTGGGAGGATTTGAAGCTTATAAAGCTGCCGACGTATTACAAAAATACAATGTTGGTGTATTCTTAAGACGCGTTCACGACATGCCTTCAAGTGATGACGAAGATGTAAATCTTCCTTACAAAATGGCCAAAATACTTACCGATAAAGGTATCGTAGTTGGGCTTGAAAACAGTGGAGATCACGAGCGTATGAGTGTACGTAACCTGCCATTCTTAGCCGGAACCTGTGCTGCATTTGGCTTAGATAAAGAAAAAGCATTACAGCTTATCACTTCAAATACGGCAAAATTATTAGGTATTGATGCTACTTGCGGTACATTGGAAACGGGTAAAGATGCTACTTTATTTATCTCTGAAGGTGATGCACTGGACATGAGAACCAATAAATTAACGACTGCTTTCATTCAGGGAAGAAAAATTAATTTAGAAACTTTCCAGACGAAACTGAATGATAAATTCAAAGCAAAATTCAATCAGAAATAA
- a CDS encoding amidohydrolase family protein codes for MKRKLLLLFLSVFLTKTYAQDYFPVNESVHNKNNNYTVFTNATIYVTPTQKIEKGTLLIQDGKVVAVGNNITVPKNSIAIDLAGKTIYPSFIDIYTSFGVEKPKAPAGRGRDRSPLYDTKKVGYYWNESVRPEVNTYETFKYDQPKAEELLKAGFGVVGTHIADGVAQGTGILVALNNTENSKQIIANKVTNHFAFTRSALTNQAYPSSLMGMTALLRQMYLDLDWYKKGNSETKDLSLEALADNEKLVQIFATEDKLNSLRAAKIAKEFGLNYILKGSGNEFERIEEIKATNAKYIIPISFPEAYDVSNPYLSNQIELADMRFWNQAPTNLKVLSDNGVVFALTTDKLKKTEDFKPNLLKAIKYGFDKTKALEALTTVPAALLGKSNEVGSLKTGAFANFIITSGEIFDEKTVLYENWVQGTKYVVNDVNAKDIRGNYDLTVGKDTYKWKIEGTADAPKSEITTADTKKVSSTFAVSKNWITLLIKPTDSIRSNFTRLTGLIEKPENLSGKAVLANGTELFWSATRTSPFVAVKDSTKVEKLNPIIPTTYPNIAFGDSKKLTAQTLLFKNATVWTNEKEGILTETDVLIKNGKIAAVGKNLSDASATVIDAKGKHITSGIIDEHSHIAISKGVNEMGHNSTAEVTIQDVVNSEDINIYRDLAGGVTTSQLLHGSANPIGGRSAIVKWKWGAAPDEMLYKNQPKFIKFALGENVKQANWGIDNPTRFPQTRMGVEQVFIDYFQRAKEYDESWKKFNAGSKKGKAPRVDLEMQTIAEILNKERFITCHSYVESEILMLMNVTEKFNFKVNTFTHILEGYKVADKMKQHGVGASTFSDWWAYKFEVNDAIPFNGPIMHNEGLVVAYNSDDAEMSRRLNQEAAKAVKYGNISEEEAWKFVTLNPAKLLHIDDKVGSVKVGKDADVVLWSENPLSIYAKVEKTMIEGVVYFDVEKDAEKQLAISKERSLLIGQMLQEKNKGMSTQQPTKKEKKEYHCDTLEQ; via the coding sequence ATGAAAAGAAAACTACTACTACTATTTTTGAGTGTTTTTTTAACAAAAACGTATGCTCAAGATTACTTTCCTGTAAATGAAAGTGTCCACAACAAAAACAACAATTACACGGTTTTTACCAATGCCACGATTTATGTTACTCCAACACAAAAAATCGAAAAAGGAACTTTACTGATTCAAGATGGAAAAGTGGTTGCTGTTGGAAACAACATCACCGTTCCTAAAAACAGCATTGCGATTGATCTTGCCGGAAAAACTATTTATCCTTCGTTTATTGATATCTACACCAGTTTCGGGGTTGAAAAACCTAAAGCCCCTGCCGGACGTGGACGTGATCGCAGCCCTTTATACGATACTAAAAAAGTAGGTTACTACTGGAACGAAAGTGTTCGTCCTGAAGTAAATACTTATGAAACTTTTAAATACGATCAGCCTAAAGCGGAAGAATTACTAAAAGCCGGTTTTGGAGTAGTTGGAACGCATATTGCCGACGGAGTTGCTCAGGGAACCGGAATTCTGGTAGCCCTAAACAATACCGAAAACAGCAAACAAATTATTGCCAATAAAGTAACCAACCATTTTGCTTTTACAAGAAGTGCCTTAACCAATCAGGCTTATCCAAGCTCATTGATGGGGATGACCGCCTTATTACGTCAGATGTATCTGGACTTAGACTGGTACAAAAAAGGAAATTCAGAAACAAAAGATTTATCATTAGAGGCATTAGCTGACAATGAAAAGCTAGTTCAGATTTTTGCTACAGAAGACAAGTTAAACAGCTTAAGAGCAGCAAAAATTGCTAAAGAATTTGGACTAAATTATATATTGAAAGGTAGTGGAAATGAGTTTGAAAGAATCGAGGAAATTAAAGCTACCAATGCAAAATACATCATTCCAATCAGTTTCCCTGAGGCGTATGATGTTTCTAATCCGTATTTGTCCAATCAGATCGAACTGGCTGATATGCGTTTCTGGAATCAGGCACCAACTAACTTAAAAGTACTTTCAGACAACGGAGTTGTTTTTGCCTTAACCACAGACAAATTAAAAAAGACCGAGGATTTTAAACCTAATTTATTAAAAGCTATTAAGTACGGGTTTGATAAAACAAAAGCTTTAGAAGCTTTAACTACAGTTCCTGCTGCTTTACTTGGAAAAAGCAATGAAGTGGGAAGTTTAAAAACAGGTGCTTTTGCCAATTTCATCATTACTTCAGGTGAGATCTTTGACGAAAAAACTGTTTTATACGAAAACTGGGTACAGGGAACTAAATATGTAGTGAATGACGTTAACGCAAAAGATATTCGTGGTAACTACGACTTAACCGTTGGAAAAGACACTTACAAATGGAAAATCGAAGGAACAGCTGATGCTCCAAAATCTGAAATTACAACTGCAGATACCAAAAAAGTAAGCAGCACTTTTGCTGTTTCTAAAAACTGGATCACACTTTTGATTAAACCTACAGATTCAATCAGATCAAACTTTACACGTTTAACCGGATTAATAGAAAAACCGGAAAATTTATCCGGAAAAGCGGTTTTGGCCAACGGAACTGAATTGTTTTGGAGCGCTACAAGAACAAGTCCGTTTGTAGCAGTTAAAGACTCTACTAAAGTTGAAAAACTAAATCCGATTATCCCGACAACTTACCCAAATATTGCTTTTGGAGACTCCAAAAAATTAACTGCCCAAACTTTATTATTCAAAAATGCTACAGTTTGGACTAACGAAAAAGAAGGTATCCTAACCGAAACGGACGTTTTAATTAAAAACGGAAAAATTGCTGCTGTAGGCAAAAACCTTTCAGATGCTTCTGCTACGGTTATTGATGCAAAAGGAAAACACATCACCAGCGGAATTATCGACGAGCATTCGCACATCGCTATTTCAAAAGGTGTAAACGAAATGGGGCACAACTCTACTGCCGAAGTTACGATTCAGGATGTTGTAAACTCTGAAGACATTAATATCTACAGAGACCTGGCAGGAGGTGTAACCACTTCACAATTATTACACGGATCTGCAAATCCTATCGGAGGGCGTTCTGCAATTGTAAAATGGAAATGGGGTGCTGCACCGGATGAAATGTTATACAAAAACCAACCAAAGTTTATCAAATTTGCTTTAGGAGAAAATGTAAAACAAGCCAATTGGGGAATTGATAACCCAACTCGTTTTCCACAAACCAGAATGGGAGTTGAACAAGTTTTTATCGACTATTTCCAACGCGCAAAAGAATACGATGAAAGCTGGAAAAAATTCAACGCCGGTTCTAAAAAAGGAAAAGCACCAAGAGTTGATTTAGAAATGCAGACGATAGCTGAGATTCTTAACAAAGAACGTTTTATTACCTGCCACTCTTATGTAGAATCTGAGATCTTAATGCTGATGAATGTTACCGAGAAATTCAATTTCAAAGTAAACACTTTTACGCACATCCTTGAAGGTTATAAAGTTGCCGACAAAATGAAACAACATGGTGTTGGAGCTTCTACATTCTCTGACTGGTGGGCTTACAAATTTGAAGTAAACGATGCAATTCCGTTCAACGGACCAATTATGCACAATGAAGGATTGGTTGTAGCTTACAACTCAGATGATGCCGAAATGTCAAGAAGATTGAACCAGGAAGCTGCAAAAGCAGTGAAATACGGAAATATCTCTGAAGAGGAAGCCTGGAAATTTGTAACACTGAACCCAGCTAAATTATTACATATCGACGATAAAGTAGGAAGTGTAAAAGTGGGTAAAGATGCCGATGTTGTATTGTGGAGCGAAAACCCACTGTCTATCTATGCTAAAGTTGAAAAAACAATGATTGAAGGTGTAGTGTATTTTGATGTTGAAAAAGATGCCGAAAAACAATTGGCTATTTCAAAAGAAAGAAGTTTACTTATTGGACAAATGTTGCAGGAAAAAAACAAAGGTATGAGCACGCAACAGCCAACCAAAAAAGAGAAGAAAGAATATCACTGTGATACTTTAGAACAATAA
- a CDS encoding TonB-dependent receptor translates to MKIFLLLSAIFTISFTASAQKSIITGRINDNQGIPISFASISISELKVGEVADQQGVYALSVISGRYTVKVSAVGYKTTEQDIVLIAGETLHTDFTLVQDSDLDEVVVSASRKKETLDEVPSSINIIGLKSLSVQKTISNNLSEILANTVPGLGFNTNRTSNLGQTLRGRGILVMIDGVPQSTPLRNGMRDIRSIDPLAIERVEVIKGATAIYGNGADGGLINYITKKPNVSKAISGQTSIGSTGFLSKPDQTFGGYIGQQFTGKIKKFDYVVSGRFENTGVSRDAKGRVLSPEYGLNELDMWNVFAKVGYGININNRVEVMYNYFTSKQNTDYVAQAGQYGNANLPTIGVPGDRPGLAEGTPYNHNLYIHYNSERIIGETDLDVTLYLQHFYTLLSSSNFFEGNGQPGNLSKKKGLRINLNTPFVVSDNWNGNFVYGLDVLSDVTSTILTDGRVSVPEMDMRNLAPYLQVKSVFMQNLIFKAGARFENINVDVPTYTTLATRNYVTGGYSGGGIVVKGDAINYNALIFNAGLRYNKLSYFKPFVSFSQSYSLGDLGLVLRSAKENTVKELTTKAIIANNYEVGFSSTFGKLNIEAATYVSTSKLGASYVFVDGKAQIARSPETIYGFELAADYAVLDNLSLGGSYSYTEGKREINGKKVYLGGDRIGPPKTTAYVSYSPLSDWTLRLQMLSAGNRKRFDPVNGKYSYGTGPMDSFTTFSFFSNYNLDKNSSIQLGLENVFNKDYFTVPSQWMADNLSYVKGNGARFTLSYLYKF, encoded by the coding sequence ATGAAAATATTTTTACTTTTATCCGCCATTTTTACGATAAGCTTCACTGCAAGTGCGCAAAAATCTATTATTACAGGAAGAATAAATGACAATCAGGGCATACCTATTTCCTTTGCTTCAATAAGTATTTCAGAACTTAAAGTTGGAGAAGTTGCAGATCAGCAAGGTGTTTATGCTCTCAGTGTTATTTCGGGAAGGTATACTGTTAAAGTTTCGGCAGTAGGATATAAAACAACAGAACAAGACATTGTATTGATAGCGGGGGAGACTCTTCATACCGATTTTACTTTGGTACAAGATTCAGATTTAGATGAGGTTGTAGTCTCGGCCAGCCGTAAGAAAGAAACGCTGGATGAGGTTCCTTCTTCCATCAATATTATAGGTCTTAAAAGTCTTTCGGTACAAAAAACAATTAGTAACAATTTAAGCGAGATCCTGGCAAACACGGTTCCCGGACTTGGATTTAATACCAACAGAACCAGTAACCTTGGACAAACATTGCGTGGGCGTGGAATTTTGGTAATGATCGACGGTGTACCGCAATCGACTCCATTACGTAATGGTATGCGTGATATTCGAAGTATAGATCCGCTTGCTATCGAAAGAGTGGAGGTTATAAAAGGGGCAACGGCCATTTATGGTAATGGCGCCGATGGAGGGCTTATTAATTATATTACTAAGAAACCAAATGTTAGTAAAGCGATAAGCGGTCAGACTTCAATTGGTAGTACAGGTTTTTTATCTAAACCAGATCAGACATTTGGAGGATACATTGGACAGCAATTTACGGGTAAAATTAAGAAGTTTGATTATGTAGTTTCAGGACGTTTTGAGAATACTGGTGTTTCGAGAGATGCCAAAGGCCGCGTCCTTTCTCCCGAATATGGATTGAATGAATTGGATATGTGGAACGTTTTTGCAAAAGTTGGTTATGGTATCAATATTAACAATCGTGTTGAAGTAATGTATAATTATTTTACAAGTAAGCAAAATACAGATTATGTTGCTCAGGCCGGGCAATACGGAAATGCTAATTTGCCAACAATAGGAGTTCCAGGAGATCGTCCGGGTCTGGCAGAGGGAACACCATACAATCACAATCTGTACATTCATTACAATAGTGAGAGAATTATTGGTGAAACAGATTTGGATGTAACTTTATACCTGCAGCATTTTTATACCTTATTATCATCCAGCAATTTTTTTGAAGGAAACGGACAACCCGGAAACCTGAGTAAAAAGAAAGGCTTGCGTATTAATTTGAACACTCCTTTTGTTGTTTCGGATAATTGGAATGGTAATTTTGTATATGGTCTGGATGTTCTTTCAGATGTTACTTCTACGATACTTACTGATGGGCGTGTCTCGGTTCCGGAAATGGATATGCGTAATCTTGCTCCATACCTGCAGGTGAAATCAGTTTTTATGCAAAATCTGATTTTTAAAGCAGGTGCACGTTTTGAGAATATTAATGTCGATGTTCCTACATATACCACTTTGGCTACCCGCAATTATGTTACCGGAGGTTATTCGGGTGGAGGAATTGTTGTAAAAGGAGATGCGATTAATTACAATGCTTTGATTTTTAATGCAGGTTTACGTTACAATAAGCTATCTTATTTTAAGCCTTTTGTTAGTTTTTCACAAAGTTACAGTCTTGGAGATTTAGGACTGGTATTGCGCTCTGCCAAAGAAAATACGGTTAAAGAACTTACAACTAAAGCGATAATAGCCAATAATTATGAGGTAGGTTTTAGCAGTACATTTGGAAAACTGAATATTGAAGCTGCTACATATGTTAGTACTTCTAAACTTGGGGCTTCTTATGTATTTGTGGATGGAAAAGCTCAAATAGCCAGATCTCCGGAGACTATTTATGGGTTTGAATTGGCTGCAGATTATGCCGTATTAGATAATTTAAGCCTGGGGGGATCTTATTCGTATACCGAAGGCAAAAGAGAAATCAACGGCAAGAAAGTTTATCTAGGTGGCGACCGAATTGGTCCTCCAAAAACTACAGCTTATGTTTCTTATAGTCCTTTATCCGATTGGACATTGCGATTGCAAATGCTTAGTGCAGGTAACCGCAAGCGTTTTGATCCTGTAAATGGTAAGTACAGCTACGGAACAGGACCAATGGATTCCTTTACGACTTTTAGTTTCTTTAGTAATTATAATTTGGATAAAAACAGTAGTATACAACTAGGGTTAGAGAATGTTTTCAATAAAGATTATTTTACAGTTCCTTCACAATGGATGGCTGATAATTTGAGTTATGTAAAAGGTAATGGTGCCAGATTCACCTTAAGCTATCTTTACAAGTTTTAG
- a CDS encoding protein-disulfide reductase DsbD family protein → MNPNYYHQTTMSKSVWNKSIVFLLFFLFAFAMGNAQILEPVKWTSKIEKRAGNNAVLIFDGTIEKDWHMYSQFTPEGGPLALEIAFKNQKGNYNLVGKAKEGKTKTAFNDVFGVNETFFEGKAHIEQEITIINPNLKTVDVDFDFQVCKEVCINSSKKFSIAIPSTFKMDAAAMAADPKLNETKVIVIDAASDTAKSAVVTKAGDVNVKVNVATSIANAKEKNPMPASPRSLWSIFFVAFLFGFTALLTPCVFPMIPMTVSFFTKQSKTKAAGVRNAIIYGVSIIVIYVTLGFLVSWIFGADALNSLATNVWFNIGFFVLLVIFATSFLGGFEIMLPNSWANKVDQQADRGGIIGILFMALALAIVSFSCTGPIVGSLLFEAATNGVIGPIVGMFGFSLALALPFMLFAMFPGWLNSLPKSGGWLNTVKVFLGFLELAFAFKFLSNADLVLQMHLLEREVFLAIWIAIFGALALYLFGKISLPHDSPLQHISVGRLYLGVVTLAFTVYLIPGLWGAPLKLINAFPPPPQYSESPFGVGGSSTSGNSSIEIVSGMPAGAELGPHGIMVFHDYEDGLAYAKSINKPIMLDFTGYACVNCRKMENNVWSEPMILPILKNDVVLISLYVDDKRDLPKEEQYVTAKGDKIETVGDKWTDFMISKYKTNTQPLYVITDLEGKNLNPSKPTISYVNAEEYLQWLKEGISNFK, encoded by the coding sequence ATGAACCCTAACTACTACCATCAAACAACAATGTCGAAAAGTGTCTGGAATAAATCCATTGTGTTTTTGCTGTTTTTTCTTTTTGCATTTGCAATGGGGAATGCTCAAATCCTGGAACCTGTAAAATGGACTTCTAAAATTGAAAAGAGAGCCGGAAATAATGCCGTTTTGATTTTTGACGGAACGATTGAAAAAGACTGGCACATGTATTCGCAATTTACACCGGAAGGCGGGCCGCTTGCTCTGGAGATTGCTTTTAAAAATCAAAAGGGAAATTATAATTTGGTTGGAAAAGCCAAAGAAGGAAAAACCAAAACCGCTTTTAATGATGTTTTTGGAGTAAACGAAACTTTCTTTGAAGGTAAAGCACATATCGAACAGGAAATCACCATCATCAATCCAAATTTAAAAACGGTTGATGTTGATTTTGACTTTCAGGTTTGTAAAGAAGTTTGTATCAATTCAAGTAAAAAATTCTCGATTGCAATTCCGTCAACTTTTAAAATGGATGCAGCTGCAATGGCGGCAGATCCAAAGTTAAATGAAACTAAGGTGATCGTGATTGATGCAGCCAGTGATACGGCTAAGAGTGCAGTAGTAACGAAGGCAGGAGATGTAAATGTAAAGGTAAATGTAGCGACTTCGATAGCTAATGCAAAAGAAAAGAACCCAATGCCAGCGTCGCCAAGAAGTTTATGGTCGATCTTTTTTGTGGCTTTCTTGTTTGGGTTTACAGCATTGCTGACTCCTTGCGTTTTCCCGATGATTCCTATGACGGTTAGTTTTTTTACCAAACAGAGTAAAACAAAAGCTGCCGGAGTTAGAAATGCCATTATTTATGGAGTTTCTATTATCGTAATTTATGTGACATTAGGATTTTTAGTTTCGTGGATATTTGGTGCTGACGCATTAAATTCATTAGCTACGAACGTTTGGTTTAATATTGGATTCTTTGTTCTGTTGGTAATTTTCGCTACTTCTTTTTTAGGTGGTTTTGAAATTATGTTACCCAACTCATGGGCTAATAAAGTAGATCAGCAAGCCGATAGAGGAGGAATAATTGGAATTTTATTTATGGCATTAGCCTTAGCTATTGTGTCGTTTTCATGTACAGGACCAATCGTTGGATCATTACTGTTTGAGGCAGCTACAAATGGTGTAATTGGACCAATTGTTGGAATGTTTGGATTCTCACTAGCATTGGCATTGCCATTTATGTTGTTTGCGATGTTCCCGGGCTGGTTAAATTCATTGCCAAAATCAGGCGGATGGCTTAATACAGTAAAAGTATTTTTAGGATTTTTAGAATTGGCTTTTGCTTTCAAATTTTTATCCAATGCTGATTTGGTTTTACAAATGCATTTATTGGAAAGAGAAGTTTTCTTAGCGATCTGGATTGCTATTTTTGGGGCTTTAGCTTTATATTTATTTGGAAAAATTTCTTTGCCTCATGATAGTCCGTTACAACATATTTCTGTAGGGAGATTGTATTTGGGAGTAGTTACTTTGGCCTTTACGGTGTATCTAATTCCGGGACTTTGGGGAGCGCCTTTAAAGTTAATAAATGCATTCCCGCCACCCCCACAGTATAGTGAAAGTCCGTTTGGAGTAGGAGGATCTTCTACTTCGGGTAACAGCAGTATTGAGATTGTCTCAGGCATGCCGGCAGGAGCGGAGTTAGGCCCTCATGGGATCATGGTTTTTCATGATTATGAAGATGGTTTAGCATATGCAAAATCAATCAACAAACCAATTATGCTGGATTTTACAGGTTATGCCTGTGTGAATTGCAGAAAAATGGAAAACAATGTATGGTCAGAACCAATGATTCTGCCAATCCTGAAGAATGATGTTGTTTTAATTTCCCTTTATGTCGATGACAAACGCGACCTTCCAAAAGAAGAGCAATATGTTACAGCAAAAGGAGACAAAATTGAAACTGTTGGAGATAAATGGACCGATTTTATGATCTCAAAATATAAAACAAATACACAGCCCTTATATGTGATAACCGATTTGGAAGGGAAGAATTTAAACCCTTCAAAACCGACGATTAGTTATGTAAATGCAGAGGAATACCTGCAATGGCTGAAAGAAGGAATCTCGAATTTCAAATAG
- a CDS encoding ammonium transporter, with protein sequence MRKIILSVILITILVLTFLSNFILTDNPIPAEAVKFDTGDTAWMIVATAFVLLMTPGLGFFYGGMVGKKNVISTMLQSFMAMVIVTILWVIVAFGLAFGPTIGGIIGDPTSNLFFQGVGTSTAWSLAPTIPFMLFALFQAKFAIITPALITGAFAERVRFWAYLLFMVLFIIFIYSPLAHMTWHPDGVFFKMGVLDFAGGTVVHMSAGWAALAGAIFLGKRKLQKVNPARITYVLLGTGLLWFGWFGFNAGSALGANGLAVQALGTTTVAAAAAAMAWVFLDKILGHKLSALGACIGAVVGLVAITPAAGFVSISHAIFIGAFSAIVSNLVVSKFPKGKIDDALDVFACHGVGGMVGMLLTGVFASKAINPAVGDNQGLIFGTPTLFINQLTALVIVSIFAFVGSYALFFIVNKITPLRVTEEKEELGLDISQHGEFL encoded by the coding sequence ATGCGAAAAATTATTTTAAGTGTGATTCTTATCACGATTTTGGTACTAACCTTTTTGTCCAACTTCATCCTAACCGATAACCCAATTCCGGCAGAAGCTGTAAAGTTTGACACTGGAGATACTGCCTGGATGATCGTAGCAACCGCTTTTGTTTTGCTTATGACACCGGGACTAGGGTTTTTCTACGGAGGAATGGTAGGTAAGAAAAACGTTATTAGTACTATGCTGCAAAGTTTTATGGCAATGGTAATTGTTACCATTTTATGGGTTATAGTAGCTTTCGGATTAGCGTTTGGCCCTACCATTGGCGGAATCATTGGAGATCCAACTTCTAATTTATTCTTTCAGGGTGTAGGCACTTCTACTGCCTGGAGTCTTGCTCCAACAATACCTTTTATGTTATTCGCGTTATTTCAGGCCAAATTCGCCATCATTACACCTGCATTAATCACCGGTGCATTTGCAGAACGTGTGCGTTTCTGGGCTTATTTATTATTCATGGTTCTATTCATTATATTCATATACTCTCCTTTAGCACATATGACGTGGCATCCTGATGGAGTTTTCTTTAAAATGGGTGTATTGGACTTCGCCGGAGGAACAGTCGTTCACATGAGTGCCGGATGGGCTGCCTTAGCCGGAGCCATATTCTTAGGAAAAAGAAAACTTCAAAAAGTAAATCCGGCCAGAATTACTTATGTTTTATTAGGAACAGGTTTATTATGGTTTGGATGGTTTGGTTTCAATGCAGGTTCTGCATTAGGAGCTAACGGACTGGCTGTTCAGGCTTTAGGAACGACAACGGTTGCCGCCGCTGCTGCTGCCATGGCATGGGTTTTCCTTGACAAAATCTTAGGCCATAAATTATCTGCTCTTGGCGCTTGTATCGGAGCAGTTGTTGGTCTGGTTGCCATTACTCCTGCCGCAGGTTTCGTGAGCATCTCTCACGCTATTTTTATCGGAGCATTCTCTGCCATAGTGAGTAACCTTGTCGTAAGCAAATTCCCTAAAGGAAAAATCGACGATGCTCTAGACGTTTTTGCCTGTCACGGTGTTGGTGGTATGGTTGGAATGCTGTTGACCGGTGTTTTTGCATCCAAAGCAATCAACCCGGCCGTTGGGGACAATCAGGGTTTGATTTTTGGAACTCCTACCTTATTCATCAATCAACTGACAGCATTGGTAATCGTTTCCATCTTCGCTTTTGTAGGTTCTTATGCTTTATTCTTTATCGTAAATAAAATTACTCCACTAAGAGTTACCGAAGAAAAAGAAGAATTAGGACTGGATATTTCCCAACACGGTGAATTCTTATAA